The genome window TGACCGTGATTCAAGAGATTCTAGAGGAGGAGATCGTGGTGGTTACCGCGGTGGAGATCGTAACAGAACAGGAAACTCAAGAAGAGGTAGAGATTAATATATTCTCAATAAATAATAGAAAAAAGGATGATTTTATGAAATCATCCTTTTTTTATTCATAAAACTTCGGTTTGAATAAATAATTTTTCTATATTTATTCAAAACCACAAATAAATGACAGTACAAGAATTGTTTAACTCTATTCGATTATCCATCGAAGAAGAGAATTATGCGCAATTAAAAGAAATTAAAATTTTTAAGCCAGAAAAATTCAATTGGGTAAAGGATATTTTCGAACCTTACAATGTAGCTCAATTAGGAACACAAAAAGGTTTAATTTGGAAGTATAATGATCAACGAGAAGATTATACTTTTCAGGATTTAGCTGATAAATACAATCAATTCTTAAACTATTTAAGAAACAAAGGAATTAAACAAGGAGACAAAATGTTTTCTCAAGTTCCATTATTACCGATTACTTGGATTGGTTATTTGGCATCTATCAAAGGTGGATTAATTATTATTCCAGCCGCAACAACCTTAGAAGCAAGAGATTTAACCTTTAGATTCGAATCTTCTTTTCCAGAAGTTGCTTTAGCAGATCAAGCAAATGCATCAAAAATAGATGAAGCAGAAGCAAAATTTGATAAAAAGATTAAGGTAAAATTAATCACAGAAGGCGAACGAGAAGGTTGGACAAATATCAATGAGTTATGGAAAGAATCTACGCAAGCTGAGGCTGCTGATACAAAACCTGATGACGATTTATTCTACTTCTTTACCTCAGGAACGACAGGAATGCCGAAAGTAGTGGTGCACACGCATTATACTTATCCGCTTGGAGGTTTCACGACTTCTTCTTGGGTTGGAATGAAAAAAGGCGATTTGCATTACAATATTTCTCAACCAGGTTGGGCGAAATTCTTTTGGAGTAGTTTCTTTGCTCCGTGGAATATGGGTGCGACAATTTTGGGGTATCATGCAGATAAATTTGTTCCGAAAGAACAATTACAAACCATTCAAGATTTGGGTGTAACAACTTTTTGTGCGCCACCAACAGCTTTGCGTGTATTAATTTTAGAAGATTTGAAAAGTTATGATTTCAAACTTCGTCAATGTGTTGCAGCTGGTGAACCTCTTAATCCCGAAATTATTGATGTCTGGAAAGAAGGTACAGGAATTACGATTCGTGATGGTTACGGACAATCAGAGTCTACTGCGATGATAGCGAATTTGCCAAATGAGAAGATTAAATACGGATCGATGGGTAAACCTGCATTTTTGTATGATATTGTGATTGCAGATGATGATGGAAATATTGTGCAAGATTGCGAAGAAGGAAATATTTGTGTTGTGCATAATGAAGAAACCATCAACGGAATTTTCAAAACTTATTTGATTCAGAAAGATAAAATGGCGAAAGTTTTCAAGCATGGATTATATTATACTGGAGACAAAGCTTATAAGGACGAAGATGGTTATGTTTGGTTTGTTGGACGTGATGATGATGTGATAAAAGCGTCTGATTTTCGTGTAGGACCATTCGAAGTAGAAAGCGCTTTGTTGGAACATGATGCCATTATGGAAGCTGCTGTTGTGGCAAGTCCGCACGATTTACGCAGTAATGCTGTAAAAGCTTTTGTTATTTTAGCGCCTGGACATGATGCGTCGGAAGAATTAGCGAAAGATATTTTTAGATATACAGAAGAGCATTTGGCACGTTATAAAATTCCGCGTATTGTGCAGTTTGTGGAGAGTTTGCCAAAAACAATTTCAGGAAAAATACGTCGAGTAGAATTGCGAAACCAAGAAGCTGTAGATAAAAAGAATAAAACGATTATACCAAACGAATATTTTCACGAAAAATATTAGTCGAGCTTAAAATTAACACACAAAAAAACCACTTCAAACGAAGTGGTTTTTGTATTATCAAATAATTTTATAATTTTTCTTCAATGTATTCCTGAATTTTACTCGTAATGATTGGAACCGCTATCATAATCAATCCAGAAATTACAATTTTTGTAATCCCTTTCATTGGATATTTTTTTGAAGCTTTATCTCCAGCCCAATTTAATGCACTTTCAACTTTAGAAGAAGTGAAACTTGTATCAGATTTTAAATTTGTTACAAGACTTACTGCTTTGTTTACAAATGAATTATCATGCTTATTTTCGGCAACTTTCATTTGCAATTTTAGTTTACGCTTTGCCATTCGCAAATCGTCTAAATTTTTTATCGCAGATATTTGTTCTTTATTCTTCATCGTCGTCTTCGTCATCATCATCGTGGTTAGACATAGCTTCCATAGCGTTTTCTACGGCAATATTTGTCAAGAAAAGTTTTAATTTCTTTCTAAATAAAATAGAAAGTACCATCATCAAGAAATAAATTCCAGTTACAGCAAGAAAACCTAATCCTGTATCATTAAAATAACCTCCCAAAATAAATCCTAATGCTAAACTTCCTAATAATAATAGAAACAAAGAAAATACGGCAATAATTAATACATAAATACCGCTCGCCAGCATGTTGCTCAGCGAATCTACGAGATCATATTTAGCTAAAGTTATTCTATTATTAATATAAACTTTTAGTTCATTAAACATAAAATTGATTTATTTCAGACAAAGTTAATTATAAATTTTAAGGAATGTTGTGTTTCGAAGAAATTAAACTCCTACGTTTTCTTGAAACTCGTCTTTTAAATCTTCTTTTGTTTGGTTTGCTTTAGATTTTAAATCTTTTCCAGCTTCTTTTGCTTTAGAAACAAACTCGTCTTTTTGCTCAGCTAATTTTGATTTTACTTCGTCTAATTTAGCTTCTAATTCTTTTTTAGTTTTTTTAGCTTTATCAGAAAAATCATTCGCGTATTTGTCTAACTCTTTTTTGTATTTGTCAGCTTCTTTTTTTAATTTTTTGCGAGTGTCTTTCCCTGATTCTGGTGCATATAATAAACCTACTACTGCTCCGATTGCTGTTCCGATTGCTAAACCTGCTAATAATTTAGTTGCATTATTTAATTTACTCATAATAAAGTTTTTTTTGAGATTAAACGTTTTTTATATTTACACTTTAAAATTACAAAAACAATACCAAAGAATTCAAATCAAATTTAAAAAATTACAATAAATGTTAATATTATCTGAAAAATCACAAAATATGCCAGCTTCTCCAATCAGAAAGTTGGTGCCATACGCAGATGCAGCGAAAAAAAGAGGTACGAAAGTTTATCACTTAAATATTGGACAACCTGATATTGAGTCGCCAAAAGCTGTTTTAGAAGGATTGAAAAATTTCCCTTCAAACATTATTTCTTATACGCACTCAGAAGGAACGTTGGAATATCGTCAGGCTTTGGCAGATTATTTTACAAATCGTGGAATTGATTTAACGCCAGAAAATTTTATTGCAACTTTAGGAGGTTCAGAAGCTTTATTATTTATTTTCGGAATTATTGGAAATCCAGGTGACGAAATCATTATTCCAGAACCTTTTTATGCAAATTACAATGGATTTACATGTGAAAATGATGTAAATATTGTTCCTGTTCCATCTTCAATAGAAAATAATTTTGCTTTACCTGCAATAGAAGAATTTGCGAAAAAAATTACGGATAAAACACGTGCAATTTTAATTTGTAATCCTGGAAATCCAACTGGATATGTGTATTCTAAAGAAGAGTTAAATCAATTGAAAGATTTAGTTTTAGAGCATGGTATCTATTTAATTGCGGATGAGGTTTATGCAGAATATTTATATACTGAAGAAGAATTTACATCTGTTTTAAGTTTCCCAGAACTGAAAGATAATGCAATTGTAATTGATTCAGAATCGAAACGTTTTTCTTTATGTGGTGCACGTTCTGGAGCTTTGATTACACGTAACGAGAAATTCTTAAAAGCTGCAATGTTATATGCACAAGCGCGTTTAAGTCCTGTTGAAATTTCTCAATACATTGCAACTTTAGCCCACAGAAATGTTGGAACTTATTTCGAAGATTGTCGTACAGAATATTTAAAACGTCGCAATACATTAGTTACAGGTTTACAGCAAATTCCGGGTGTGGTTTGTCCAAATCCAAAAGGAGCTTTCTATTGTATGATTCAGTTACCAGTTGATAGCGCAGAGAAATTTGCTATTTGGTTATTAGAATCTTTCTCGTCAAACGGAGAAACAGTAATGTTGGCGCCAGGAGCAGGATTTTATTCAACTCCAAATTCAGGAATTCAAGAAGTTCGTTTGGCTTATGTTTTGAAAGAAGAAGATTTGGTTCGTTCTGTCGAAATCTTGAAAGAAGCTTTAGAACAATATCCAGGAACAATTAGATCATAAGAAAAATACGAAGATGGAAATCATCGAAAATTATTCATTAAAATTATATAACACATTCGGAATAGAGGCAAAGGCAAAATATTTTGCAGATGTTGCGACTATTCAAGATTTGCGAAAAGTTTTGGTTTTTCGTCGTCAAAAAGATTTACCGATCTTATTTATTGGTGGAGGAAGTAATATGCTTTTTGTAGACGATTTTCCAGGAATTGTGTTAAAATTAAATTTGAAAGGAATCGAAATTATCAACGAAGATGATGATTTTGTGTACGTAAAAGCGCAAGGGAGCGAGAATTGGCACAATTTTGTTGAATGGACGTTGCAAAATGATTTCGGAGGATTAGAAAATCTTTCGTTGATTCCTGGAAATGTAGGTACTGCGCCGATGCAAAATATTGGTGCCTATGGCGTTGAGGTCAAGGATTATATAGAAGAAGTTCAAACATTAGTTTTGGAAACGGGTGATGAGCGTACTTTTACAAATGAAGAATGTCATTTTGGTTACCGCGAATCTGTTTTCAAAAACGAATTGAGAGGACAATATGTTTTGGTAGCGGTTACATTTAAGTTGACGAAGAAAAGTCATAAACTTCATGTTGAATATGGTGCAATAAAATCTGAATTGGAAAAGGAGCAAATTTTTGATCCAACGATTCAAGAAATTAGTGCAGCTGTAATCAAAATTCGTCAAAGTAAATTACCAGATCCTTCGCAGATTGGGAATTCGGGGAGTTTCTTTAAAAACCCTGTCATTTCGAATGAAGAATTTGCTGAAATAGAAAAACTTCATCCAGAAATTTCTCATTACAAAACTGATTCAGGTGTTAAGTTAGCTGCAGGTTGGTTAATAGAACATGCAGGTTGGAAAGGAAAACGTTTTGGTGATGCAGGAGTTCATGATAAACAAGCTTTGGTTTTGGTGAATTATGGAAATGCAACTGGACGTGAAATATATGATTTATCTGAACGAATTATAGAAGATGTGAAAGCCAAATATGGTGTAACATTGGTTCGAGAAGTCAATATTATACAATAAATTAAATCCCGCTGAAAGCGGGATTTTTTTTTGTTATATTTGATAAAAAAAGGATGAAGTATATATATTATTGTTTGTTAATGTTATTTTTATTTAGTTGCGGATCCTCTGTAAAAACAAAATTAATTAATCAGAGTACAAATGAATTAGAGAATAAAGAAGTTTTAGTGATTTATAATGAGGAGGATTTACCTTCGAAATCAATTTTATTAGGAAGTATTAAGATAGGTGATTCAGGTTTTTCAACTGAATGCTCTAAAGGAGAAGTTCTTAATAATGCTATTGAACAAACAAAAAAGAACAATGGAAATATTCTTTTAATAAGTGAGATTAAAGAACCAAGCTATGCTAGTTCTTGTTATAGACTTAAAGCAAATATTTATTATAATACAACTTCAGAAATGGAAACTTTTCATCAAGAATCTGATAATACATTTGATGCTACAGCAGATTACGCGATGGTTCATATACTTTGTACTTATATAGAAGGAAAAGCTGTAACATTTGAAGGAGAAAATAGGCTTTCTTCAGAACATAAAATCGTTATGGGAGACAAAACGGTTCGTATAAAAGAAAATCAGATGATTAGTATTCCTATTAAAAAAATTGGAAAATTAGTTTTATCTAGTGATGAATTATCTGAAAAAAGATATTTAGAAATTGATATAGAGAAAGGTAAAGAATATTTTATTAACGCATCTACTTATCGTCATAATAATGGAGCTGTACTTTTTAATGGGCAACGATTTGTTTTGAATAAATTAAATTCGACTGAGGGAAAAAATTTATATAATAGTTTAAAGTCTATTATTGATGAAAGAAAACGTTTGGAAAATGAGCAATAAATTAAATCCCGCTTTTAACGGGATTTTTTTATGAATTCATTGTGATTGTTGAAATAATTTTACAATGATCACATTTGTAATCATAAAAATTAAATAATTGACTTTTTAGTTTCCAGTTATTATTACAGTTAGGACAATTAGTTGTAAAATCGTTCT of Empedobacter falsenii contains these proteins:
- a CDS encoding AMP-binding protein — encoded protein: MTVQELFNSIRLSIEEENYAQLKEIKIFKPEKFNWVKDIFEPYNVAQLGTQKGLIWKYNDQREDYTFQDLADKYNQFLNYLRNKGIKQGDKMFSQVPLLPITWIGYLASIKGGLIIIPAATTLEARDLTFRFESSFPEVALADQANASKIDEAEAKFDKKIKVKLITEGEREGWTNINELWKESTQAEAADTKPDDDLFYFFTSGTTGMPKVVVHTHYTYPLGGFTTSSWVGMKKGDLHYNISQPGWAKFFWSSFFAPWNMGATILGYHADKFVPKEQLQTIQDLGVTTFCAPPTALRVLILEDLKSYDFKLRQCVAAGEPLNPEIIDVWKEGTGITIRDGYGQSESTAMIANLPNEKIKYGSMGKPAFLYDIVIADDDGNIVQDCEEGNICVVHNEETINGIFKTYLIQKDKMAKVFKHGLYYTGDKAYKDEDGYVWFVGRDDDVIKASDFRVGPFEVESALLEHDAIMEAAVVASPHDLRSNAVKAFVILAPGHDASEELAKDIFRYTEEHLARYKIPRIVQFVESLPKTISGKIRRVELRNQEAVDKKNKTIIPNEYFHEKY
- a CDS encoding phage holin family protein, producing the protein MFNELKVYINNRITLAKYDLVDSLSNMLASGIYVLIIAVFSLFLLLLGSLALGFILGGYFNDTGLGFLAVTGIYFLMMVLSILFRKKLKLFLTNIAVENAMEAMSNHDDDDEDDDEE
- a CDS encoding YtxH domain-containing protein; amino-acid sequence: MSKLNNATKLLAGLAIGTAIGAVVGLLYAPESGKDTRKKLKKEADKYKKELDKYANDFSDKAKKTKKELEAKLDEVKSKLAEQKDEFVSKAKEAGKDLKSKANQTKEDLKDEFQENVGV
- a CDS encoding pyridoxal phosphate-dependent aminotransferase — translated: MLILSEKSQNMPASPIRKLVPYADAAKKRGTKVYHLNIGQPDIESPKAVLEGLKNFPSNIISYTHSEGTLEYRQALADYFTNRGIDLTPENFIATLGGSEALLFIFGIIGNPGDEIIIPEPFYANYNGFTCENDVNIVPVPSSIENNFALPAIEEFAKKITDKTRAILICNPGNPTGYVYSKEELNQLKDLVLEHGIYLIADEVYAEYLYTEEEFTSVLSFPELKDNAIVIDSESKRFSLCGARSGALITRNEKFLKAAMLYAQARLSPVEISQYIATLAHRNVGTYFEDCRTEYLKRRNTLVTGLQQIPGVVCPNPKGAFYCMIQLPVDSAEKFAIWLLESFSSNGETVMLAPGAGFYSTPNSGIQEVRLAYVLKEEDLVRSVEILKEALEQYPGTIRS
- the murB gene encoding UDP-N-acetylmuramate dehydrogenase; its protein translation is MEIIENYSLKLYNTFGIEAKAKYFADVATIQDLRKVLVFRRQKDLPILFIGGGSNMLFVDDFPGIVLKLNLKGIEIINEDDDFVYVKAQGSENWHNFVEWTLQNDFGGLENLSLIPGNVGTAPMQNIGAYGVEVKDYIEEVQTLVLETGDERTFTNEECHFGYRESVFKNELRGQYVLVAVTFKLTKKSHKLHVEYGAIKSELEKEQIFDPTIQEISAAVIKIRQSKLPDPSQIGNSGSFFKNPVISNEEFAEIEKLHPEISHYKTDSGVKLAAGWLIEHAGWKGKRFGDAGVHDKQALVLVNYGNATGREIYDLSERIIEDVKAKYGVTLVREVNIIQ